CTTCAACACCGGGGACTACATCGGCGCGCTGGAGGCCAAGATCCGGGACGAGACCATCTCCAAGGTGCTCTATCCCAGCGACGACAAGCTCCAGGGCCGGGTACTCCGGCTCTGCCAGCAATACTTCTTCGTCGCGGCTTCACTGGACGACATTCTGCGACGCTACAAAAAGAAGTTCGCCTCTTTTGACCAGCTTCCTGAAATGGCGGTCATCCAGCTCAACGACACGCACCCGACCATCGCCATTCCTGAACTGATGCGCGTTTTGGTGGACGAGGAATTGTTGGACTGGGACACGGCCTGGGATCTGTGCACCCGAGTCTTCGCCTACACCAACCACACCATCCTGCCCGAAGCACTTGAAAGTTGGCCTTGTTCCCTGATCCAGCGAGTCCTACCTCGGCACATGGAAATCATCTACGAGATCAATCACCGCTTCATGGAGTGGTTGGACGAGCTGGACGACGGCCATCCCGACCCGGCTGGCCGCAAATCCCGGCTATCCATCATCCAGGAACACCCGGAAAAAGCCGTGCGCATGGCTAATCTGGCCATCGTGGGCAGCTTTTCGGTCAACGGCGTGGCGGCCATGCACACGGAGATTATCAAGGCCGAGGTGTTTCCGGAGTTCCACGCTGTGTTTCCGGGTCGATTCCGCAACGTGACCAACGGTGTCACCCCGAGGCGCTGGCTGAACCAGTGCAACCCTGGCCTATCCGAGCTAATTTCACAAAAGATTTCAGGCAATTGGTTGTACAATCTGGACCGGCTCCGCGATCTGATCCCCCATGCCGAGGACCAGGCTTTCCGGACGGCGTGGCGGGAGGTCAAGCGGGCCAACAAAGAACGCCTGGCGGCGTACGTGACCCGCAAGCTAGGATTTGAATGCAACCTGGACGCCATGTTCGACGTTCAGGTCAAGCGCATCCATGAATACAAGCGCCAACTGCTCAACGTGCTGCATGTGATCACCCTCTACAACCGGATCAAAGCCGACCCTAAAATGGATGTCGTCCCCCGAACCGTGTTTTTCGGCGGCAAGGCCGCGCCGGCCTATTTCATGGCCAAGCTGTTCATCCGGCTGATCAACGGCGTGGCCGACGTGGTCAACCCCGACCCGGACGTGGCCGGTCGGCTGCAAGTGGTTTTTTTGCCTAACTATTGCGTGTCCCAGGCTGAGCGGATTATTCCGGCTACGGAATTGTCCGAGCAGATATCCACGGCTGGCTACGAGGCCTCGGGAACCGGAAACATGAAGTTCGCCATCAACGGGGCTCTGACCATCGGCACCCTGGACGGAGCCAACGTGGAAATGCTGGAGGAGATCGGGGCGGAGAACATGTTCATCTTCGGGCGCACAGCCGGCGAGATTAAGGCCCTGCGTCGCGGCGGATACAATCCCTGGCAATTCTGCGAAAACGATTCGGAACTGAAGCAGGTGCTGTCCATGATTTCCGGCAACGTCTTCTCCGCCCACAATCACGGTCTGTTCGCGCCGATCATCGACAACCTGCTGCACCAAGGCGACTACTTTTGCGTCCTGGCGGACTACCGGGCCTATGTAGACTGCCAGGAACAGGTCAGCACACTTTACCGAGACCAGGACGAGTGGACCCGACGCTCCATCCTGAACTCCGCCAACATGGGCAAGTTCTCCAGTGACCGCTCGGTCATGGACTACGCCCAGAACATTTGGGGCGTAGCCCCTCAGGCCTGCCTGCTTTGATCATGTTCTTCCGCTATCCAGGGGTCTTCAATGCATTAATCGGATTTTCCCGTCCGGCAAAAGCATTGCCCTGAACGCATGAAGTCGTTACTAGCTCTGGAACTTGAAGCTATGGGACTTCCCGAGAGGGAAGTCCGCTTTCTTTCAGAGCGGTCGCGCGACACGCGGCTATCGAATCCAGCCATTCCGAGGTGATCATGATCGACGTTCCGAGCCCTTGGCGAAAATTCTACGACCCCGAAGTTCCCACTCCGTTTGAGCCGGAGGCCGTGGCCATCCATGAATTGCTGGCCCGGTCGGCCCGAGAGCATCCCCAGCGCAAGGCTATCGTCTTTCAAAACTGGTCCACAACCTACGCCGAATTTGATCGTCTGACCGGGGTTATGGCCGCGAATCTGCGACGGCTGGGGCTGACTGCGGGAACCCGGGTCGCTGTGCTCCTGCCGAACCTGCCCCAGACTCTGATCACATACTTCGCTATCCTTAAGGCCGGGGGCGTGGTGGTGATGATGAACCCCCTGTACATGGAGAACGAGCTGCACGACCAGATTTCAGACAGCTCTGCGGAGTTTTTAGTCACCCTGGATCTGCTTTGGTCCAAGGTCGCGGGGTTTCGTCGGCGCGTGCATCTGAAAAAAATCATCGTCGCCAGCATTGCCGACGCCCTGGGCTTTCCCCTGCGCCAGCTCTACAAGCTCAAGGCCTGGAAGCAGGGCATGGGTAAGGACGTCCCGTATGATGACGGCGCGATCATCCCTTGGAAGGAGATCGTGAAAGGGCAGGATGTCTATAGTCAGGTTGTCGACGATCCGCGCAACCATTTGGCCATGCTCCAGTACACCGGCGGGACCACAGGCGTACCCAAAGGGGTGATGTTGTCCCATGCCAACCTGACCGCCAATGTGCAGCAGTGCCTGGCCATGCTGCCCAAGCTTAAGAAGTCCCAGCACACCCTGCTGGCCGTGCTGCCGTTTTTTCATATTTTCGGTCTGACGGTCTGCATGAACTTCGCCGTGGGACTGGGCGCGACCATCATCCCCTTCCCGAGGCTGGTGGTGGCCGATTTGCTGAAGGCAATTCAGAAGTACAAGCCCACGATTTTTCCGGCCGTCCCGGCTATTTTCGTGGCCATGGTCCAGCACAAGAATCTCGGCCAGTTCAAGCTGTCCTCCATTGACTACTGTATTTCCGGCTCAGCGCCGCTGCCCGTGGAAGTCATGCAGAAATTCCAGAAACTGACCGGCGCCGAGATCATAGAAGGCTACGGCCTGACCGAAGCCTCGCCGGTGACCCACCTCAACCCTCTGGACGGCAAGCACAAGCCCGGCTCCATCGGTATCCCCCTGCCCGGCACCGAAGCGGGCATCGTGGACATGGAGGGTGGGGCCGTGCCCGTGCCCATGGGCAAGCTGGGCGAGCTGGTTGTCCGAGGGCATCAGGTCATGCAAGGCTACTGGAACCGAGCCGACGAGACCGCCTCCACCATCCGCAATACCTGGCTGTACACCGGGGATATCGCCTACATGGACGAGGACGGATTCTGCTTTATCGTGGACCGCAAGAAGGATCTGATCATCACCGGTGGGTACAACGTTTACCCCCGGGACGTGGACGAGGTGCTCTACGAGCATCCCAAGGTCAAGGAGGCCGTGGCCGTGGGCATCCCGCATCCCACCAGGGGCGAAATCGTCAAGGCCTTCATCGTGCCCAAGGATGGCGAAGTGATCGAACAATCGGAAATCATCGAATTCTGCTCTCAGAAACTGGCCAAGTACAAAGTCCCCCGCCGGGTGGAGTTCCGCACCGAACTGCCGAAGACTTTGGTGGGCAAGGTGTTGCGGCGGGCTTTACGTCAGGAGGAAGAGGAAAAGGTGAAAGAGCGAAGAAATAGACGGATGGGGGACTGAGGCTGGTCTGGATATTGAGGTTAGCTTTTTCACAACCACAATCGCAAGTTGTAAACGTATATTCGTCCATTGATTTTGTCTTTATAAAAAATCACGAACTTTCTTAAAAATTGCTACATCATTTTTTTATATATTATGAGTAAATATGACATTCCAATTGTAGTCGACTTAGATGGAACACTTATTCAGTCAGATATTCTATTTGAATCTTTTTTCAATTCTTTGCCAAAATCAATATTTCAACCACATAGATTATTGAAATCATTATGTGATGGAAAGTCTCACCTTAAAAGTTATTTATCAGATTTGTCAAAAATCGATATCTGTCATATCCCATACAACAAAGATGTACTTGAGTTATTGAAAAAATATAAATCACAAGGCACTTCAATTGTTCTTGCGACAGCGACACACCGTGTTTACGCCGATGCCGTAGCAAAACATTTAGGTATATTTGATCTTGTTATTGCCACAGAAGGGTCGGTAAATCTGTCTGCTCGCAATAAACGCGATGCCTTGGTTACAAGGTTTGGCGATAAGGGCTTTGACTATATGGGCAACTCCCATGATGACCTCTGCGTTTGGGCATCATCGCGAAAAGCTATCCTGGTCAACCCTGACCTTGGTGTTGAGCGCAAGGCCCGCGCCTTGGTCAACGTTGATCAAGTGTTGCGTACCAAGTCGCCTGTCTGGAAGGTTTGGCCAAGGGCTTTGCGTTTTCATCAATGGGTCAAGAATCTGCTCTTGTTCGTGCCCTTGCTGGCAGCCCACAGAATATGGGAAATAGACCTTTTGTTTTTGGGCCTTATGGCTTTTGTCAGTTTTAGTCTTTGCGCTTCCAGCGTATATCTGCTCAATGATCTCCTTGATCTGGAAGATGACCGCCATCACCCCACCAAAAGTAATCGCCCTTTTGCATCCGGAGCTTTGCCCCTGCATCATGGGGTCATGGCCATTCCGGCTCTTCTTTGTCTCGGATTTTCCTTGTCTTTGTTGTTTTTACCTGCTGGATTTACCTTGGCCCTGGCCGCTTATTACGGATTGACCCTAGCATATTCTTTAACTTTGAAACGCCTGATGATGGTGGACGTGATCACCCTGGCTTCCCTGTATACCCTGCGAATTATTGCCGGCTCACTAGCCTTTGGCGTTGAGCTCACGTTTTGGATGCTGGCTTTTTCCATGTTTCTTTTTTTAAGCTTGGCCCTGGTCAAGCGCTATGCTGAGTTACATCAGGCTCGCAAAAAAGGTGGAACGGCCAAGGCTCACGGACGAGACTACTACCCAGGTGACCTGCAGATGGTTTCATCGCTTGGCGCTGCCGCAGGATATCTTGCCGTGCTGGTATTGGCCCTGTACATTCAGGATGAAAGCACTTTGACTCTGTATTCCAGACCAGAAATGATCTGGCTGGCCTGTCCTGTGCTGCTGTTTTGGATCAGCCGGGTCTGGATGATTACCCATCGCGGTGGCATGCAAGACGATCCAGTGCTGTTCGCGGTCAAGGATACTGTTAGCCTCCTGACTGGAGTTCTGTTCGGATTGGCATTCTGGATGGCGATATGAAGCAAAATTTTGTAGAATCCTGGGGCCGATTTCCCCGCGACCCGCAGCAGGCACATCCGGTCAACTGGCTGGGCGACGTCTCCCGTGTGCTGACGCAACTGGCTCGTGACAACAAACATACCCTGCCCTTTGGCAGCGGCTTGAGCTATGGAGACAGCTGCCTAGCAGTCAGCGACCATGTCCTCCATCTACGCCCCCTGGATCGTTTTCTGGTCGCTGACTGGGACTAGGGAGTGATTCGGGCTGAGGCCGGGGTCACCCTGGAGGAACTGCTGGCTCTGGCCGTTCCCCGTGGCTGGTTTTTGCCCGTTACTCCGGGGACGCGCTACGTGACCCTGGCTGGAGCCGTGGCCAACGACGTACATGGCAAGAATCATCACGTTCGCGGAACCTTCGGCCGACACGTGCGACGTTTCGAGCTGGTTCGCTCGGATGGTTCGACCCTGGAATGTACTCCGCAAGACAACCCTGATTTTTTCGCGGCTACTATCGGCGGACTCGGGCTGACCGGGGTCATCACTTGGGTGGAGCTGGCCCTGATGCCCATTCGTTCCAGCCGGATCGTGACCACTCATGTCCGCTTCGGCTGCTTGGATGATTTCCTGGACCTATCCACGGAACTGGACCCTGTCCACGAGTACACCGTGGCCTGGATCGATTGCCTGGCCCGGGGCCGCAGCGCAGGACGGGGGGTGTACATGGTGGGCAATCATGCCCAGGACGGCCATCTGGAAGCTGATGCCGGACGGCGATTGGGTGTGCCGGTGGTGCTGCCTTTTTCAGCTGTGAACCGGCTTTCCTTGCGCCTGTTCAACACCGTTTACTACCGGGCACGGAAATCTGGTCGACATTCCCTGGTGGTACCTTATTCTCCGTTCTTCTACCCGCTGGACAAAATCTTGCATTGGAACCGGCTATACGGTTCCAAAGGCTTCCAGCAATACCAGTGCGTGGTCCCGGAGAACAATGCAAGAAACGCCATGCATGAAATCCTGCAGGTCATTGCCAGCGTCGGCAGTGGTTCTTTTCTTGCCGTTCTCAAACGCTGCGGCGATGTGCCATCGCCGGGCCTGCTTTCCTTCCCTCTACCAGGGGCTACCCTGGCCTTGGACTTTCCGCGTAGCGGAGGGACTAACGACACACTTTTTCCCCGACTGGACGCCATTGTCCGTTCCGCCGGGGGCCGGCTCTACCCGGCCAAGGACGCGGCCATGTCTGGCGAGGATTTCCGGACATTCTACCCCAACTGGGAACGCCTGGAGGCCCTGCGTGACCCGGCCCTTTGTTCCCGTT
This genomic stretch from Desulfonatronum sp. SC1 harbors:
- a CDS encoding glycogen/starch/alpha-glucan phosphorylase, translated to MAKKRKGKTEEGGSQGQTGHLVHWDGDLHGADSVEGLKRDIVRHVVTSLGNDYARPNDFTYYNGLALAIRDRMIAQWIKTQRSYYNEQAKRVYYLSMEYLHGKSLLNSLHCLGLHDLAKEALADFGLDLEDVAEVEWDAGLGNGGLGRLASCYLDSMATQCISGYGYGIRYDYGMFHQTIENGAQVEQPDNWTKRGTPWEFDRARFMTPINFFGRVRTWVDDQGRLRHDWVDTEKVLAMACDLLVPGYRNGRAINMRLWAAKSDTEFNLEFFNTGDYIGALEAKIRDETISKVLYPSDDKLQGRVLRLCQQYFFVAASLDDILRRYKKKFASFDQLPEMAVIQLNDTHPTIAIPELMRVLVDEELLDWDTAWDLCTRVFAYTNHTILPEALESWPCSLIQRVLPRHMEIIYEINHRFMEWLDELDDGHPDPAGRKSRLSIIQEHPEKAVRMANLAIVGSFSVNGVAAMHTEIIKAEVFPEFHAVFPGRFRNVTNGVTPRRWLNQCNPGLSELISQKISGNWLYNLDRLRDLIPHAEDQAFRTAWREVKRANKERLAAYVTRKLGFECNLDAMFDVQVKRIHEYKRQLLNVLHVITLYNRIKADPKMDVVPRTVFFGGKAAPAYFMAKLFIRLINGVADVVNPDPDVAGRLQVVFLPNYCVSQAERIIPATELSEQISTAGYEASGTGNMKFAINGALTIGTLDGANVEMLEEIGAENMFIFGRTAGEIKALRRGGYNPWQFCENDSELKQVLSMISGNVFSAHNHGLFAPIIDNLLHQGDYFCVLADYRAYVDCQEQVSTLYRDQDEWTRRSILNSANMGKFSSDRSVMDYAQNIWGVAPQACLL
- a CDS encoding UbiA family prenyltransferase, which produces MSKYDIPIVVDLDGTLIQSDILFESFFNSLPKSIFQPHRLLKSLCDGKSHLKSYLSDLSKIDICHIPYNKDVLELLKKYKSQGTSIVLATATHRVYADAVAKHLGIFDLVIATEGSVNLSARNKRDALVTRFGDKGFDYMGNSHDDLCVWASSRKAILVNPDLGVERKARALVNVDQVLRTKSPVWKVWPRALRFHQWVKNLLLFVPLLAAHRIWEIDLLFLGLMAFVSFSLCASSVYLLNDLLDLEDDRHHPTKSNRPFASGALPLHHGVMAIPALLCLGFSLSLLFLPAGFTLALAAYYGLTLAYSLTLKRLMMVDVITLASLYTLRIIAGSLAFGVELTFWMLAFSMFLFLSLALVKRYAELHQARKKGGTAKAHGRDYYPGDLQMVSSLGAAAGYLAVLVLALYIQDESTLTLYSRPEMIWLACPVLLFWISRVWMITHRGGMQDDPVLFAVKDTVSLLTGVLFGLAFWMAI
- a CDS encoding FAD-binding oxidoreductase, with the translated sequence MKQNFVESWGRFPRDPQQAHPVNWLGDVSRVLTQLARDNKHTLPFGSGLSYGDSCLAVSDHVLHLRPLDRFLVADWD
- a CDS encoding long-chain fatty acid--CoA ligase — translated: MIDVPSPWRKFYDPEVPTPFEPEAVAIHELLARSAREHPQRKAIVFQNWSTTYAEFDRLTGVMAANLRRLGLTAGTRVAVLLPNLPQTLITYFAILKAGGVVVMMNPLYMENELHDQISDSSAEFLVTLDLLWSKVAGFRRRVHLKKIIVASIADALGFPLRQLYKLKAWKQGMGKDVPYDDGAIIPWKEIVKGQDVYSQVVDDPRNHLAMLQYTGGTTGVPKGVMLSHANLTANVQQCLAMLPKLKKSQHTLLAVLPFFHIFGLTVCMNFAVGLGATIIPFPRLVVADLLKAIQKYKPTIFPAVPAIFVAMVQHKNLGQFKLSSIDYCISGSAPLPVEVMQKFQKLTGAEIIEGYGLTEASPVTHLNPLDGKHKPGSIGIPLPGTEAGIVDMEGGAVPVPMGKLGELVVRGHQVMQGYWNRADETASTIRNTWLYTGDIAYMDEDGFCFIVDRKKDLIITGGYNVYPRDVDEVLYEHPKVKEAVAVGIPHPTRGEIVKAFIVPKDGEVIEQSEIIEFCSQKLAKYKVPRRVEFRTELPKTLVGKVLRRALRQEEEEKVKERRNRRMGD
- a CDS encoding FAD-binding oxidoreductase yields the protein MIRAEAGVTLEELLALAVPRGWFLPVTPGTRYVTLAGAVANDVHGKNHHVRGTFGRHVRRFELVRSDGSTLECTPQDNPDFFAATIGGLGLTGVITWVELALMPIRSSRIVTTHVRFGCLDDFLDLSTELDPVHEYTVAWIDCLARGRSAGRGVYMVGNHAQDGHLEADAGRRLGVPVVLPFSAVNRLSLRLFNTVYYRARKSGRHSLVVPYSPFFYPLDKILHWNRLYGSKGFQQYQCVVPENNARNAMHEILQVIASVGSGSFLAVLKRCGDVPSPGLLSFPLPGATLALDFPRSGGTNDTLFPRLDAIVRSAGGRLYPAKDAAMSGEDFRTFYPNWERLEALRDPALCSRFWKRVTSC